The genome window ataacccaaatagcatcgtgacctcgTTTCGTTCTGGGTAGCTTTGTAATAAGATCCATGGTTATGtcttcccacttccaaactggtatttctaatgaCTGTAATTTACCATACGGTTTTTGGTGCTCCGCCTTCACTTGGGAACATGTCAAGCACTTAGCCACGTACTTAACAATGTCGcgtttcattccaggccaccagtaccctttctttaaatcttgatacatttttgtAGCCCCAGGGTGTACCGTATAACGAGATTTGTGAGCCTCCTCTAGCAATAATGATTTCACCTCGGATAACCATGGTACCCAGATTCGGTCATACCTGGTCATGACGCCATCGGCATTCATCTTTAATTCCCCAATTAGGCCTTTCATTCTTTCCTTCTTTGGATCACCATTTAAGGATTTTATTTGGGCTTCCTTGATCAACTCCAAAAGTTTAGGGGTGACAGTGATTTTCATTGACTTAACTTGTATGGGTGATGGGTATTCCTTCCGGCTTAACGCATCTGCTACAACGTTGGCTTTCCCCGGATGATAaaggatttcacaatcataatccttaATTAATTCTAACCACCTtcgttgtctcatattcaattctttttgttCGAAGAAATACttgagacttttgtgatccgaatatATGGTACATTtagttccatacaaataatgtcgccacaGTTTCAACGCGAATACTACTGCAGCCAACTCTAAATCGTGTGTTGGGTAGTTACTTTCATGTGGTTTAAGCTGCCTTGAAGCATATGCTATCACTTTACCCCGTTGCATTAAAACAACCCCCAAGCCCTGATGTGAAGCATCAATGTATACTACCAAGTCTTCTGAACCCTCGGGTAAGGTTAGAATTGGGGCGTCAGACAGCTTACTCTTCAAAGTTTGGAATGCCTTTTCTTGCTCAACTCCCCGCACAAACTTCTCATTCTTCTTGGTTAGTTTGGTTAAAGGTAACgatattttggaaaaatcctgtATAAACCTTCggtaatacccagccaaacccaGAAAACTTCTCACTTCACTCGGGTTCTTAGGAGGAACCCAGTTCACAACAGCCTCTACTTTAGTTGGGTCTACCAAGACACCATCTTTATTAATGACGTGgccaagaaattgcacctctctaAGCCAGAAGgcacatttggaaaacttagcATATAACTTCTCTTTCCGAAGAATCTCTAACACTTCACGCAAATGATTTGCATGTTCGGCTCTACTACGAGAGTACACAAGGATATCATCTATAAACACTATAACAGACTTATCTAGCATGGGCCGACATACTctattcatcagatccatgaaagcGGCCGGGGCGTTAGTCAGTCCGAATGGCATTActaaaaactcgtaatgcccatatcggGTCCTGAACGCAGTTTTCGCAACATCTTCTTCCCGTacccgaagttgatgataccccgaacgcaaatcgatttttgaaaaccaacttgctccttgcagttggtcaaaaaGATCATCTATTCGAGGTAAAGGGTATTTATTCTTCACAGTCAACTTGTTCAAATctcgataatctatacacatgcgCATCgtgccgtctttctttttcacaaagagtaccggggctccccaaggcgacacactcGGGCGTACGAAACCCTTATCGAGTAATTCCTGTATCTGTGTCATCAGCTCTCGCATCTCAGCGGGAGCTAACCTATAGGGAGCTTTAGCCACTGGCTTGGCGCCCGGATTTAATTCGATTCGGAATTCCACCTCTCGTTCAGGTGGTAACCCCGGTAATTCGTCCGGAAACACATCCGCATACTCGTTCACTACTTCTACTCCTCCAATTTCGGGTACCTTCTGTCTTGTATCCACCACATAAGCCAAGTAGGCCCTTCCTTCATTTCTTGCGTGCTTAACCATTTCGACAATCGTGCATAGTTTTGTCTCTAGCTTTCTTTCTCCACGAATACTTATTCGAGCCCCACTAGGTGAGAATACATGAATGACTTTCGCCTCGCATCGAATTTCCGCGTGATagcgggataaccaatccatccctacaaCTACTTTAAATTCCCCCAAAGTCATAGGAATGAGATCTATTTCAAATTCTTCGTTTTCTATGGTTATCTTACAATtcttacaaacttcacataacAAATAACTTTTACTATCCGCTACTTCTAAGGGTACAGGCATTCGTTCCCTTCTAAAGGAAGGATAACACATAAGTTCGTCTGACACGAAAGACTTGCTAGCACCAGAATCGAATAACACATTCACGGGTATTTGGTTGATTAAGAAAATACCTGACACGACATTCGGTGAAACCTTGGCTTCCTCGGTAGTAATTTGAAACATTCTTCCCCGAGCCTTCTGattttcattcttcttttcatcttTCTGCCCTTGTTGTTTAAGTTTTGGACATTCAGCTTTTACATGACCAGGAGTGAAGCAATTGAAACACGTCCTCACAGGACTAGGGCACTTAAAATAAGGATGTCCCTCTTGACCACAGTTGTAACACCCCTTCTTTCTCATCAAACATTCTCCAGTGTGAAGCTTACCACAAGTTTTGCATGGGGGAATACTACCTTTAGATCCTCCTTTAGTTCTAGTGTCGTGCTGCTTAGGCTTCTTGGATGAATTCGTATTTGATGGCTTTTCAGCAACTCTTTTCTCTCCTCTTTCCACTTGTCGCTTCAGTTCTGTCTCCCTATCCCGGGCTAAATTGATAAGTTCGCTTAAAGTTTCACACTTCGAAGGGGTAATGAACTCCCTATACTCGGCCTTCAACATTCCATAATACCGATTTATCTTCATCCTTTCTGACTTGACGAAATCATCACAGAACTTTAACTTATCGAAGAATATGTTGGTAATCTCATCAATGGACTCATTCTGTTGGCGAAGATGTAAGAACTCATCTTGTATTCTATCAATTGCCGATTGCGGGCAATGATATTTTAGGAACAACTCTTTGAATTCCTGCCATGTTAAAGTTTGGAGTCTCACTTCCCCTATCTCTTTACTTTGAgtatcccaccaatctttggcTTGTTGCTGAAGTTGACCCGTAGCAAACATTACTTGGTCTTCTTTCTCACATCGACTACGTACAAATACGGCTTCAATGTTTGCTATCCATCTTTGACACTTTACCGGATCCACCTCCCCATTGTATGAAAAGGGATTACATGCCATAAAATCCTTATATGTACACCTTCGTTCCTTGCTTTTGGTCCTGGACCCTTCAAGCATTTCTTTTAACTCCTCAATCTTGCTAGTCATCATCTCATCAACAACCCCCAAGACTCGGCTCTCGACTTCTTGAGCTAACTTGGGAAGGTTGGCATTCATCACTTTTTCTGCCGCTTCTATCATCTTATTATTGAATGCCTCTTGACGGGCTATTTCAGCATCATCTACATTACTTGTGTCCGTCATCTACATAAAACACTCATTCTATATATTAAAATTCTCTTTTTATACATCCCTCATGTACATGTATCTTATGCATAAATTCACTAGAATTCATCACAATTGACACAATCAACCATTCTTGCACAAATCATTCATCCTACACATAATAATCTATGAATGTTCTAGTATACATACATTTATTCATAGAAATTACTCTACTTATTTCAAATCACATAATCATCATCCTACTATAACAAGTGGGTTTTCCCCAAAATCTTTAGCAAATCACATTCAAGCATAATACACCTTCTAACTAATGATTCTAACTCATATATAAACTCAATTTCATACTAATTCACGGATTGGTAAAACCCACTTCATCAAAATGCATAAAAACATAAAATTCTAACTCACCTTAAGTTCAAGACACTTGGATTATTGAGTATTTAAACACATGCATTCGAATTGTGCCAAGAATCACTACTAATTTGCTGAAATTTGGAGTTCTTTTATGAAGTAGGGTTTCTCCCCTTTCTTTTCCCCTGGTCGCGATCCACAACCACACCCAAATACTGGGTTTTGATTTTCTTATTTCACATTTTACTAAATGTTACACAAACAACCCTCAAGTTAAGTTTATTGATCTTTATATCCCATTCTATATTTTATAAACTTTCTTTAGATTTTTAACACTAATACCATAACTAAATATATAATACTTTTAAGTGTTGAAGCATTCTATTTTACAAATTATGGGATGTTACATATCACCATCATttggagagatcagattgttggagGAATCAACGGTATCGAAAATCTAGGTAGCGTCCTTCTCCACAGTCCTCTCCACCTGCACGGTTGGATCAGGAACCACCTTAACAAAAGGTACCGCAGGTTCTTTCGGTACCCCCGTATCCGCAGCTGTGGTATGCGAGGGAGACAAGGGAGcatcaaagaaagaaaaatatgTAACTTGCGGTTCTACAATACAAAGAAAGCACCAACTATCAGAAAACAAGTTGTGCATACAAAAATACTTGCAAAAGTTATACACTTACCAGCAGTGACTGCAGGTTTCTTTTGTGACAGACCAGCCCTCTTGGACTGCAACTTCTGACGTTTCGGTTCACCGGCACCAGCAGCCGTCTGCTCCGTTTTCCTCTTCTCACCCGCAAGGGTGGAACCCACAGCGGTACCGCCCACAAccgcaccaccacctggaacacccaaaccctcaagggtgtcagatactatcACGTAATCCGAGTATCTACGGAAGGAAGAACGAGAGATAACTGCCGCCTGCGGCACCAAATGAGGCACAACAGTAACCTCAGGTATTTTCTTCTGGAGAAAGCACACACCTTTCACCACCTGTTTTTTGGGAACACCCTTCGCGTCGGGGTCCCCCAAgtccccaagatcacctgcacgGAAACCATCCAAAAGGTAGATCAGTGAAACCATTTTCTTTCTAAACAAGTAAAGAGAATCCTTACTATACCTTTGCCTTGCGGCATTTCAACTGCCAACGCagcctcagtaggcacccggaagttgtCTTGGATGATGACATTAAACCCATCCTCGTCATCCGCACAGGCAACTGTTTCAACCTTGCCCTCGAAATCCGGAGCAAACATCCTCCATAAGGCAGCATCCTCTGATAGCACACTTGCGGATCAGTAACGCATAAAGGAATAACAAAAATCGAACACATGAAAGTACataccaccacttttctcccgcacTACGGGCCTTGACTTCTTATtcatccttgtcagcatcatgcGCAGCACCCACAGCTGTGTGTTGTTCAGCTTCACCCACTCAATGGTCTGCAGCTGCGGAAACCACTCCACCGTCTTAACACTGGGGACTGCAATGGTCTCCgttatgatcgtctcggtcacattccgaaacgtcatcCTCGCAACAACTGCAGCAGCCTTGATATAAAAGAACTTCATTTTCCACTTCGTGATACCCTTGGGAGGGGTCATCAGTTTGGGGCTACCATCCCGTTgccggaaagaaaagaaccccaaggaTACCGTCATTTGATAAAAACGTCGGAAATCTCCAACAGCAGGCTCCATTCCAAGGGCACGAAAAGTTGATTCAAAATTCCGAATCCGGATCATACCAAATGGACTCAGTTGGGAAATGTGGatcttgtaccactccaaaacctcAGCAACAAAAACAGTCAGTggtaaccggagattacagtcaccaaaaTAATCTGCCCACATAGtgatataaccggccggagcatcggcaccggtatcaCCCTCCGATGGATAGAGGGCCCCATACTCTGGAGGCATCTGGACGTCAAGGATCAGACGATTAAACGACGACCTTGGCCACTTTAGCACCGGCAAACCACCGCCAGGAGCCCCCCCTTCCTCTTCTTCCGCCACCACCGACGGTGagtgttcagggttttcaccctcaaCATGGTGAACATTCGATGTTTCAGCCATTAGCAGAATGTAATAAATAAGACAGAGGAACAAAATGCGTTCGAAAAATCAAATAAACTCACCAGAAACTTCAAACAATTGATCGGAGAAGACGATGGAACTTTCTTTCTCTCACCGGGAAAtttttgaacaagtgaggggaaaccacgaacggtttccccttatatactgaTCGCAATTAATGCAGCATGAAAACGGAATCCTCACGTCCAAAAAGAGCGAATTAGgtgacaccacgtgtcaagcgacctttccgctgacggttaccacgcacgcgtggccgcccacgcgcctgacataggagacgtttacactcctactacagtgcatttaatgccctcgggcagtgcaaatgtcctttcatttcagcacatgccagaaagatctcaccaacttccaccaactcacacgtgtggtcaagccacgtatgcaacaaaaaagcgactacattatccaattataagcggcatgcggtttctctggtttaccacaccataacccataccgcatgtcgtttttttacatacccctaaaactaggcaaaaatatatatctctacattatgtaagggggtataatacctatccgcacatacccacgagcacacgtggaatatgcggagatgacacacacgagcccgtacaggtgtgtcagatgctcagaaccagcgttgttctttggactgaaccgcatctcaggaatAGGTAAACCGCACTGCCTTccttctcttcaagcttcaaatccctcctgtccggttcacaaccacagagggtatGTAAACAGCTTCTCCATAgggaagaaggaagggaatgtacgcgaccgcacatcagcaaccctgactcctgaaccttcaagagccgCATCCAGGCAAAACACTCTTTTAAAGCGAGTCTTTTgttacaaaaccgcagacactcatgagtcgttGCGGACACACCTTTACctccgcaaatggttgctacggaagagccacgactaagtcatcacacagatgaacgaggctacttcaaggaaaactattGGAGCGTGAAGGCAAGTGGCTCCAGAACGAGTACAGACAAGATCCCCAATCATCCAAAAagatctcgtcgaacaacaagcgaccgaacagcggtaacaagtctgcttatgactttgtttacacgcctatgggccgcatagaataaacaatggtgggcatacccttgcctataaCCATGTTTATTGACCCATAATACAGATTcaaattgttcgaccaaacatggccaacaatgacgcaacgaggtaaccgcaaagaacgtgcggttactTAAGAGCTGAAATGATGAACACAAACACCCGACaaaaagggatcatcattacatgtccaattgctgaacatagagcttgagcaaagcacttacgGCATAGTCATCTTCGATCACGGTCTCAAAGATTGGTTCGAAGCctcctctcttcttcattcaccacctcagAGGTTGGTTCACAGATAGAGACacgatctcagaggttggttcgacacaccaacaggtggcaaccaaccTGCTGACATCACCAAAAGGTAACCCACTACCcaaacggctgagaatttcgcatcagacgaaacttcTTCACCGGTACGAAAGAGACGTCACACGACTCTACCagatctccagcttgatttacgaaaATCGAAAGCCATCTATATGGCCTAGAATTTTCTCTAGGCTGccaactaccttccaaacactatagtccagtgctcctcccacatgcaacttgcacgaggcagcaacactagactggggggacttgaaggggtatgatCCTAAATCGACCATCACCCGTATTAAGCAAACCCCCACCAGCAATGAACCGcgcccatgcggtcacatccttcgaatccaatcgATCAGAGGATGAGAAGCCTTACCTTGTGTGTGGAGGCAAATGAACAtaacgatgcggctggcaccgcatcatatgggcattttcgtcacgacaagggatgcaggcaacaTCAACAGTCTccacggacgacgatgcggctggcaccgcatctcgcgtatatCTTGATCACAAGTATGAGACGCGGTAACATCAGAAGTTACCGcaagcagcgatgcggctcgcaccgcaccctgtgcgctcagcaagtgggactgacaccacagtgcaagtagcaccaatgacagtcacctgtcaggtctacgtaagcgacagactgacgtggcgttaCCTCCGCatccgacaagcctgacacacctgcaaaggtgcagtatgtcgtcagtccgtccatccacctcctccttcactcctcggctataaataccaaccccaaaccaagtttgaggtatctcttcacaactctctcactactactactatcatactttgcttcccaagcagactactgattctcacgccggagagtggtaacaaggagcaccccccaccccatcctccttgttacgagtcacggtttgtttccttatgcaggagatcaacccaccggtgatgcagccagcgatcctcgagaggaagggattaacccttcatGATGAGACCAGtaagttaaccctgcccggttaaccattgtttcatcacaaTGGAACATCTTTTTGTATCGTGTGAAGTGGCGCAATCTGTTTGGGACTTTACTGGGTCATGATGTAGGCTGCATGGTATGTTTTTGTTTGGGGTGGAGGATATTATAAAATTCATAAACATGTGAGTGGTTCTGCAAAATGGAGGACAGTGTTGTAGATAATTATTAAAACAACTCTCTGGTGCATTTGGGGCTGTAAGAACAAGGCCATATTCAAGGGGACACGATTGGTGTAATTTCGACTTAGGATGTATGGGCGTATAATGTAACTTGGTGTGATGTCGCTTTGGGTTAACACAATGTTAATCCAGTGGACTTTTCTAATATTTATTgaatttgttggtcgttcaaaaaaagAGTAGCGGTGAGTGGAAATCCAAACACCAATCCGTCGACTTTCATTGTTCTCCAATTGGATAAAATCGTAGGTTATACCAATCGATTGTTTATGAAGTCTTATTAAAGAATATGATGAAATCAAACCACTCCAATGGATTTAAAATTTGATGGATTTTGAATAGGCTCCGATGCTTAGGGGAATCGAAATCGAAACTGAATGTAATTCTGAGAACAGGGGTTTGGGGAAATCATGAATTTTTGTAGTTTTTGAGCAGAGAAAGAGGAGAGTGGGTTTGACCAACGACGTGGGGAGAGATTGAAGGAAAGGAAACCATTCTAAACCTCTCCTTCTAGAAGCTATTAATGAATTTTTACGGTCAGGATTTTGTCTTAGTTTGATCAAGGGTTGATAATTATCCATTAAAGGTTTGACTTTAATGGGAGCATGAGATTATATAATATGAGAAATTATGTAAAAAATGACTAAGGGGGAACGGGGTGGGTGTGGGAAAGGGGTCGGGAGTCGGTTTACTGCTCGGCAACACCGGCGCCGTCAACCAAGTCAACGCGCGGTGACTGTGAATTCGGTGA of Helianthus annuus cultivar XRQ/B chromosome 1, HanXRQr2.0-SUNRISE, whole genome shotgun sequence contains these proteins:
- the LOC118480074 gene encoding ATP-dependent RNA helicase glh-3-like, with the protein product MKINRYYGMLKAEYREFITPSKCETLSELINLARDRETELKRQVERGEKRVAEKPSNTNSSKKPKQHDTRTKGGSKGSIPPCKTCGKLHTGECLMRKKGCYNCGQEGHPYFKCPSPVRTCFNCFTPGHVKAECPKLKQQGQKDEKKNENQKARGRMFQITTEEAKVSPNVVSGTKEEGVSSGSQTKAQDRGKAPV